A single genomic interval of Lathyrus oleraceus cultivar Zhongwan6 chromosome 7, CAAS_Psat_ZW6_1.0, whole genome shotgun sequence harbors:
- the LOC127103455 gene encoding uncharacterized protein LOC127103455 → MSTGKRSICGYKFVEPQLKALRGLGTRLILDNKDDIKKSYDDILGILNTEVNIMSTHTLVQLYVSPMRCFTFQDYQLAPTLEEYSYITGVEIKDQVTFININDLPKFHHIVEAIHLEKKKVEINLKPKGGTHCFTLKFMIDKAITFVDAGSWNSFNVILDLLIYGILLFPNIKDIVELTSIRIFMSGNHVPTLLADTYYSIQLRNQKKKGTIVLCAPLLYICFISHFPNKGHFVENKVNLKCSQRIISLTSDDIL, encoded by the coding sequence ATGAGTACTGGAAAAAGAAGCATTTGCGGTTACAAGTTTGTGGAACCAcaattgaaggctttgagagGATTGGGGACCCGACTGATTCTTGACAACAAGGATGACATTAAGAAGAGCTATGATGATATCCTAGGAATACTCAACACTGAAGTCAACATCATGTCCACCCACACTCTCGTACAGTTATATGTTTCTCCAATGAGATGTTTCACTTTCCAAGACTATCAGTTGGCTCCAACTCTAGAGGAGTATTCTTATATCACGGGGGTTGAGATTAAGGATCAAGTTACCTTCATCAACATAAATGATCTTCCCAAATTTCACCATATAGTTGAAGCAATCCACTTGGAGAAGAAGAAGGTGGAGATTAACCTCAAACCCAAGGGTGGTACTCATTGTTTTACCCTGAAGTTTATGATAGACAAAGCCATCACTTTTGTTGATGCTGGAAGTTGGAATTCCTTCAATGTTATTCTTGATCTGCTTATATATGGGATATTATTGTTTCCTAATATTAAAGACATTGTGGAATTAACTTCTATTCGTATTTTCATGTctgggaatcatgttcctactctgttggctgaTACCTATTATTCTATTCAATTGAGGAATCAAAAGAAGAAAGGAACTATTGTGTTATGTGCTCCTCTACTGTACATATGTTTTATATCTCACTTTCCAAACAAGGGTCATTTTGTTGAGAATAAGGTCAATCTCAAATGTTCCCAAAGGATCATATCCTTAACTTCTGATGATATCTTGTGA